A window of the Cuculus canorus isolate bCucCan1 chromosome 3, bCucCan1.pri, whole genome shotgun sequence genome harbors these coding sequences:
- the GTF2H5 gene encoding general transcription factor IIH subunit 5 has product MVNVLKGVLIECDPAMKQFLLYLDESNALGKKFIIQDLDETHVFVLAELVNFLQERVGELMDQNSFPITQK; this is encoded by the exons ATGGTGAATGTTCTGAAAGGCGTTTTGATTGAATG TGACCCAGCAATGAAGCAGTTTCTGCTCTACTTGGATGAGTCAAATGCATTGGGAAAGAAGTTCATCATACAAGATCTTGATGAAACTCATGTCTTCGTGTTAGCCGAATTGGTTAACTTCCTCCAGGAGAGAGTGGGAGAGTTAATGGACCAGAACTCTTTTCCTATTACTCAGAAGTAA